In Solanum lycopersicum chromosome 3, SLM_r2.1, the genomic stretch tttttatttctatcCTTTGAAAATTCTATTCCTTGACCGgggggttgtgggttcaaacccccacatccccttttattattattttttttgttagttttccTTGACTATATCTAGTGaaccatgaggttgtggggtCGAACCCCCATATGTTTCTTTAAATCTCCTTTACTGCCTacaggtcgtgggttcgattcccacgcctcacattattttaattctcctttactgcctagaggtcgtgagttcgattcccacgcctcacatatccttttttttcacttttcttttaattttcctttactgcctagaggttgtgggttcgattcccacgcctcacatttcttttctttcagtTTTTCTTACGTTCTGAccgagaggtggtgggttcgaatcccactcttctcattcttaattttgtattttatttatcagCCAAATACACCTGAGATCGAAACCCCTTAACCCCTATTTCTTTTCACGTTTTTAGTGTATCCCACGGGTGAGGTTGGGGGTTCGAATTCTGGTGACCTCACCTAATTTACACTCAATTAATTTTCCAGATTTGTTCATCTACATTTATCCAAAACCAACGTGTAATTTGCTGTAAAATTGGTCAAATTTCAGCTCACTTTCTTCAACATTTTCACTTGAACTCATAGGGTAATTCGTATACCATTTAAAACTTTTTGGGGTGCATTTTTCATAGATTCGTTTATCCAAGAGATTATCACTCAAACCAGCAACATTTCATCTTACATGAACATCACGATCTACATAGGTTTATGCACgtaaaataacaaacataacaTTACAATTTTGAAGCATCAAGCCGAGAACATTAGTCACAATCACATCCTtgcacacacatacacatagttTCGATAATACATAGGTTGTCATTAATATGGTTTCAAAATCATGAACATGAAAATATTCATCACGAAAAAATAACACTAGCCTAATATTAACCAGCAAACTACCCAACCTAAGAATCATTGGGaactagtgacagggacatgcaacgaggaacaaccctagtttttggactgaatattctgaaccttaaggggtctcttgggaaatggaacaagagaaaagagaaaccATACCTTTATGACTTTCAAACCTTGAGGTTTCTGCCCAAACCTTCTCCAACACTCACGTGCAAAACCAATTTTCAACTACAACCTTTTGACAGTAAACCCTCCTTTTGCCTAACATATTTGTCTTAGCGTTTGAGTTTATTTTTCGTTGTGAGTTATTTAActgtgaagaactttggtttacctactATTCTTGTACGTTATCTGTCAGAGAGAACGTGAATGAGAGTAATAGAaacatgagagagagagatgagcgtgagaGGAGAGAGTTaccttaggcttaggagtctagtttaggacttattcaaataaggtttagttaattattataaaaatctgatttcccttttattttaaatcattcaataaataataatattaattacattaatttataaacttaaaaaaaacaactttaattcattgcttcaacCTAAGTTCGAATCCGGGTGGAGCAAAACTTCATTCTAAGGACCAATttttggccctctctccccaaaattcccctccaccttattaattaaataattaattatatatttagagtaattatgatactacccttagcctagaaaaagactattttacccCTATACCCCTCAAACTTAAGATTTCTCCTTTTTAAGTcaggtaaagactcatccgagtaaatcttcatatttaggaaccctacatggctggacccaacctttcctagctcaaataactccccaagttagttagCTTGGCTGTCGTAAGGGTttcgaggtctggttctacgcgcatcaatccatgTGGACCCAGTCTAATCGAAGGCATTGTAGgcacattaagcattatttagcatAGCCATTTTTGGGGTTAGTAGTTTATCCCCCCTTcggaacattcgtccctgaaGGAGACTACTAACTATTTCGCGTAACGCCAATCAAATCATAACTTTTTTACTATACACAATCAAGCAATAGTAACAaagaatggagagataaggaaacttaaacttaagagtaggaattctaacctcaagagctgaaGAGATGGGGGGTTGCGAGATCTAATATCAGTCTCGACCTCCCACGCaacaccctcaacaagatgattcctccacaataccttcactgtggcaatctccttgttcctcaccgcttgacctgtctgtctatAATCTCAATAGGTACCTTCTCATAGGCCAAATTTTCATCAACCCCCAAACATCAAACATGTAGAATCaatgctggatcacctaggcacttctttaacatagatacatgaaagactggatgaactGAAGCTTGTTCCGCAGGCATTGCCAACTTATAGTCCACCCCTCTCATACGCTGTAGGAACTCATATGACCCAACATACCTCGGAATCAACTTTCCTTtcctgccaaacctcatcacccccttcataggtgatatattaaaatagacgtgatcaccaacatcaaactctaagggccATTTCCTATTGTCTGTATAAGACTTCTGCTGactgtaagcagtagccaaccTGTTCCTAATCACTCTGACCTTCTCTAAGgactcatgaatgatctctggacccaaaatggatgactctccaacctcaaaccacccaactaGATACTTACACCTCCTATCATACAGTGCCTTAAACGGTGCCATCTTAATACTAGAgcgataactattattatacaagaactctatcaaaggcagatggtcgtcccaactacccttgaagtcaatcacacacgccctcAGAATGTCCTCTAATGTCTGAATGATGCGCTCTACCTGCCCCTTAGTATGAGGATGAAATGAAGTACTAAGTTTAACCTGCGTGTCTAAGCTCTTCTGGAAGGATCTCAagaaatgtgaagtgaactAAGCTCCTCTAtgtgaaatgatagacaaaggaatcccatgctaTCTcataatctcatcaatgtagagttttTCTTAATCCTCGGCTCTATGAGTAGATTTCCCAGGGATAAGGTGGGAAAACTTAGTTATTCTGTCCATAATAACCGATATGGAGTCATgctgtctcctagtcttcggaAGAACAACAATGAattccatattaatggcctcttATTTTGaagtcggaacctcaataatctaAGTAAGACCGCAAGTCTTAAGATGTTTTGCCTTAACTcgttgacaattaggacacttggccacATACTCTGCAATGTCCTTATTCATGCCATCCTACTAATAGATCtatttaagatcatgatacatcttggtggaacctggatgtatggaatatatGAAACCATAGGCCTCTGCAATGATCCTGGTCCGCAAATCATCCACTTCTGGTACACACAGCCTGTCCTGGTACCTATGTATACCGTCATctcccaaagaaaaaaaatcattcatctTAATCGacactgagtccttcagctccatcaacacaggatcaagATTCTTACCAtccttgacttcaactactaaggatgattcagaactaggatgaactgaaacacccccattagtagagtcaaccaaccgcACACCCAGTCTAGATAGTCTATGTATATCTTTCACCAATTCCTTCTTCCCATCCTCAATGTGGGGCTGTATTTCCCATTAtcatcctactcaaagcatcagctacaacattaTCTTTACCTTgatggtagtggacattcatgtcGTAGTCCCACAATAGCTCCAACCATCTCCACTTACGTATATTTAACTCTCTCTGTGTGAACATgtactggagactcttgtggtctgtAAATACATCTACATACACCCTATACAAGTAGCGCCTCCACAGCTTCAGTGCAAACACAATAATTGCCAACTTTatgtcatgagtgggataattcttctcatgaaccttgagttgtcttGACGCATAAGCTATTGCCTCACCACCCTGCCTAAGAGCACAACCCAGAcaaaccctagatgcatcacaatacactgtGTAATTCTCATCACACTTAGGCAAGGTAAGCACCGAGGCTGAAGTTAGTCTATCCTTGATatcctggaaactcttctcacaagcctCCGTCCATTAAAACTTGGCCTTCTTCTTAGTAAAAGCTGTCAATGAGgtagcaatggaagaaaaaccttcTACGAGCCTGCAATAATAACCAACTAGTTCCAAGAAGCTACGAATATCTGTGGGATTAAGAGGTTTTGGCAAGTTCGTCATAGCTTTAGTCTTCTTGGGATCTACCTCCACACATTTGTCTGACACAACATGACCAAGGAAGGTCACTAATCTAAGaaagaattcacacttgctgaatttggcatacaactgatgttgtctaagtacctgcaaggttagtctcaaattctgttcatgctcttccttagttttagagtagatgagaatgtcatcactGAATACTATGACTAAGGAGTGAAGGTATTCACAGAagaccctattcatgagattcataaatgcagcaggtgcattcgtgagaccaaataACATAACTGAAAACTtgtaatgaccataacgggtacgaaaggCTTTCTTTGGAACATCTTCATCCCTAACCCTGAGCTTATGGTACACTAAACGAAGATCAATTCTTCGAGAAAAAATAGACCCTTAAAGTTAGTCGAACAAGTCATATATTCTAGGAAGTGGATgcttattcttgatagtgactttgttgagttgtcgataatcgatacacattctaagggttccatctttctttttcacaaacaacattggagcgccccaaggggatatgctcggttgaatgaaacccttattaGTGCGATCTTCTAACTGCAGCTTTAACTCTTTGAGTTTAGCTGGaaccattctgtaaggaggaattgaaattggtttagTATAAGGTTCTAactcgataccaaagtcaatctctcgagggggagaACTCCATGCaaatcattaggaaatacatcttggaactcattcactacaggcACTGATTCcatggaaggaatgtcatgatctaaatcattaacactcacaagatgatataataaccccttggacatcattttattggctttAAGGTTAGAAATTAAGGGATTAAGACGACTCAAGTTGTACCCCTCACAAActatctcttcttcattagggaaacgaaATCTCACAACCCCATTACGACAATCTATGTAAGCATAATAATTACGAAGCCAGTCCATgtcaagaataacatcaaaatcatgcattggtaactcaaccaagtctgcacacatagtcttaccacataTAACTATTGGGCAATCTGTGTATACTCtatcagttcttacattttctcctaacagtgtactaaccactataagatcatgcagaacttcaggcaatatctcaaaagttagagcaagcaaaggagttacaaaggaaagtatagaccctggatcaagtaatgCATAGACAGAAGTGGAGAATACTTTCAGCATACCcgtgaccacatcagcggacttctcctgctcctccttGCCCTTCAAGGCGTATAACCTATTCCTCTTAAGAGGCTCGGATGCTGCTGCATCCTGTGGATTAGGCCTAGATTGAGCATTACCTGTAGCCTGACCTCTTTTCCATAGGTAGTCGTTAACCATGTGCCCGCTCTTACCGCAACTGAagcaggcattagtgccctATCTGCACTATCAACTATGAGCACGACCACACTTAGCACACTCCTTTCTAGGATGCTGGATCTCTCCTCCATTGCCCTTCCTAAGCTCAGTCTGCCTCCTCTAGGTGTTGTAATCCCCTGAGAGTTAGAGTTCTTTGAACTCTGTTTCCTTTTTTTGAACCTGGGCTGCTTATGGTCGCCAAATTTGTTTCTGTGGCCTCCCTGGCTGGGAcctgcctgatcttgaggcTTAGGCCTCCTAGAATCGCGAATGCCCCTTTTCTTGCGGCtgtcctctacctgctggaaatgcaccatcaacctggagaggtccatgttatcatggagcatcgtATACCGACACTGCTCCTCCAGATCTCTGATGATTCTTGTGAGGAACCTGCTTATCTCATCATTACTTTTAGATACAAGGGAAGTAGTATACTTGGAtagtttaacaaacttcaagGAATAATCCCTCACTGTCATGGATCctgtttaaggttgatgaactccttaACCTTGGCCTCCCTTATCTCCATGGGAAAGAATATCGCTAGGAAGGCTGTCTTAAACAGTTCCCAAGTGACCGGAACTCCGCCCAAAACTCGGCTATCTTGCTATATCTTGCACCAAGTCTATGCaatatccttgagttgataggaagcCAACTCTGATTTCTCAGTATCTGTGGGCCCATCGCCACCAAGATCTTATGTTCCTCATCCACAAACTCCTGAGGATCCTCTTAAGTCTTAGACCTTatgaaaataggaggattcatcctcataaaGTCTGCCATCCTATTAGCCATACTGCGAGGCGGTGGGTTCTCCCTCTAAACATTCGGCCGGTTGACCTGGTCACTCATGGCCTGGGCCTGCATAGTGATGGCCTATGCCATATGGTCCAAAGATGCCCTCACCTCAGCATTAGTCAACCCAGCAGGGTTAACCGACATAGCCACTCAGTTGAGTGGAGCCTGGGATGGAACCTGATTGTCTCCAGCAGCTACTCCTTGTCTTCTCTGACCAATGGTTCTCCTAGtattcattttctaaaaaacaacaaggattgatgttaTACACGCTCAGAACATAAAAAAATCAGACATTGGGAAAAGACACGATGGTatcagaagaagagaaattttcctacgcatcatacaagcctacatacatcattcttacttcatctaggttaattttagctgaaaaattgaaaattttattttcataacataCATGCATAAATACTACCTAACATTAAATATGTTcccaaatcaaccatctaatatagaggtaatcaaatgaaagaaaccattcataattgcattaacttatttttgccaaaatggcaccaatacaaagtctgaacaaaagtggaaagaaatactagtggaacatgttccactagctatagcctacatctaagcttaTAAAAACAATAGACATCGTCAAAAGCATAAGTTCCTACCATGTCTGGATGAAAACTCCACATGCGGATAGCTGCAACGccaacctgtaagctctagcgtccacctatgcctgcacctaaaattgtagaattgtatgggattagtacaaacttttactaagtatgggcatatgcaagcacacaccaaggacatgcattaTTAAGAACATCTCTTTCCTAACAGCATGATTATAGAAAGTCAAATCAATTTAACTGCCAAAttaggattaggaaagttagtgagatttccaaatttggattaagaaagtgagtgaaatttccaaatttggattaggaaagtcataccatgagagtaacatgcatcatcatacttatcatattgcacacaacacatagcatcttgcacatagcacataacatattgtatataatacataacgtttttcatattatttgttcatattccatgagaccttgCAATCATGGACTTggcattaagacttcccaaaatgagggctcaacatatgggacctcaactagggagccttctttagcaaatacAAAGTTTGTTTCGTTGATTcttacgtacttcatttcatttattcataagctagtgtaaacaccaactatacctaggatgtatttTAAGAGTCTCATCGGGTtcactgtgcaatgatcaagaataacctagtgtcgtTACTTGAgttagctcacctcttgatcatcctatcctaacacctttggtattgttcatttcattatgtgcatcattttagGCTGGCCTCATTgattctttgggaactttaaatttaaccgacatagatcatgtgtgcatcatgaaatccattgtctcccccacaccgaaaagaggtggaatcaccggcccaagtaacccaaaacatgatagcatacatgggaattgaacctcactagatccctatattggaagtataagttcgaagactaggagatataaggacaCCCATACctggcatgccggacagtctcatctcatgagagttatgtgaacctcgtcccttcccgaaagaaggcatcattTATCATAGCTAGTATATCGGTGCTCAgaataaagttccattacattcaactcatacgtaatcgaagctggcttctagtatgaggacatcatatctcaatagatgatttctcatctcattattagtattaagtgtgttaatctaaATACTTTaatagagtgttcatagagatttgtctcttcattaaatttatactctcataggtgagtacactttgataacatttacttaggctcatttgatattgctctcatattttacattagcctcatatcatgttgtcaccacatttattaacattagaacatttgttcttcataattactcatccctttttatgtgaatgttcagttcatcatatgccaatgcacttggacatttgtgtgtttcacacatttacttaacccttctagggtttcatcatttcattacataatattcatttcattgtatgccaatgcactttgcaatttagtttgttttacactcttacttaacccttctagggttacatcatttcatttcatacatattaggttcacttattttcaaACGTATGATAGACTTATggatctatacatacaagccatgaggcttcattcatagttcgtttaagtgattcatatctttctaagattatgtggtacaagacttatgaatCTTGTGTGTAttccaagatcttgattttgatcTAAGGAAACAActttattcttaaatatttaattcacgtatgatttatgtgtcaatacagaatttgggcaagggaaccgaTTTTTAAATcccttgaatatttaattcacgtatatATTTAATGAACCCACCCTAGACTTCCCCTCAAGGTCCACTTGTGTgatgtataggtaaagtcccatacccttacctacactaaatATTACATGTTAACTAttcctagttagtgttcatctTCTTACTTTCATTTATTCCATTGTAACACTCGGTAAACTTttccataaccgacatagaccatgtgagctatatGATTTCGAGTGTCATCCCCTTACACAGAAAGGAGGGTGTCCTATTTGCCAAGGTAAGACATAAACATGCGTATAACATATAAGTGAATCCACTAGATAAGGTTCCGATGAGGACACATAGTTGAGGAACTAGAGGCTGTTACTAGAAACCTTTTTATGCTAATTGGCAGTGTAGTTTCCAACTCATCAGAACATTGGGTGAACCTATCTTTCTTTTTGAAGGAACACCTCTCATTTCCAAGTTCAATCACTGCTAAGCTAAATTCTATTTTTGATGTATCTGTAAGTCTTCCTTAACccaataattcaatacattaGTCTTAAAAGTTTAACCCCTcatataacatgttcatatcTCATAGGTTTTAGGATGAAAAAGCCCTTTCATAAAAAAAACCCAACATCATGTGAAAACATTACTTCATAGAATAGTCATATGATGTACATGAGAACTACCTTCAACCAATCATAATAACACAACTATCATTATCTCACAACCATTATATTTATAGCATGATCATACATTCATAACATCAACATTCATACTTCAAGTAACGAACAATACCAAATATAAACCAACAATACTACAATAGAATGTTCATGACCTTAAAGATCTTACCAATGGCCTCCAAGAAACCCTTTCAAGACTTCATCGTTAAATCCATGATATTTCTCTATAGAACCAATtatcaacatcatacaatagtCAATTATACAGGAACATTCTCAATTAGATCACCTCTAATCATtaatcaacataattcaagagttAGGGTTAAGAGAAGAGGAACATTCATGGGTCCTTAAGGAATTAGGTCAAAAACCTAAGGTAGTACATAAAATCATTCATCAACATTCATAATCCATCATTATTAATCAAATCTATACCAAAGAATTCAAGTTTAAATGTTACACACGAATTTGAGTGATTTCTAGAAAGTTGGAAGAACgttgaaaatcaatttaaagGAATCACTTGTGGAAAGAAATCCAAAGAGCGTAGAGCTCCCATACATTTTCAATCCTTAAGGATTAATGCAGAAAATCCTTGTTCTTGAGCCCTATTTGAAGCTTTGAcattcttcttcaatggagtctttctGTAGTGAGAAAAATCTAGATAGAAGTGGGAGCTTTTGGGGTTTTTTGGAGTTATAAGGtgtaaaacttattttttgacttaaaatactttaatatacctaaactAAACAATTATAACTGTCCCTTCACTTAAATGGACATGGTTGAAATTTATGAAATCACCCTTGGCTTGGATGTGTCTTACACCAGTTTGCAGACACCAAACCACGCCCAgcattgacggaccgtcaacTCATTTATACCCCATCTTGGATGTCCGTGGTTTGTGTCAGAGACTGGACAATTGGAGCCAAGATCCACCATTCTAAGTTTTGTTCTATGGAGGCCATTGACGCCTCATTAACTCATTAAGGGTACGTCAAGAGTACTCTTCAATAGGTGTTGTCTTTTGATAGCTTTTGGGTAAATTGTTTTGTTCCTCCTCAAGAACCCCTAGGGTGTTCCTTGGGGAGTAGTACCCAAactttttgaccctaaatacGTAGTAACAT encodes the following:
- the LOC138347497 gene encoding uncharacterized protein → MAPFKALYDRRCKYLVGWFEVGESSILGPEIIHESLEKVRVIRNRLATAYSQQKSYTDNRKWPLEFDVGDHVYFNISPMKGVMRFGRKGKLIPRYVGSYEFLQRMRGVDYKLAMPAEQASVHPVFHVSMLKKCLGDPALILHV
- the LOC138347498 gene encoding uncharacterized protein — protein: MTNLPKPLNPTDIRSFLELVGYYCRLVEGFSSIATSLTAFTKKKAKQGGEAIAYASRQLKVHEKNYPTHDIKLAIIVFALKLWRRYLYRVYVDPHIEDGKKELVKDIHRLSRLGVRLVDSTNGGVSVHPSSESSLVVEVKDGKNLDPVLMELKDSVSIKMNDFFSLGDDGIHRYQDRLCVPEVDDLRTRIIAEAYGFIYSIHPGSTKMYHDLK
- the LOC138347499 gene encoding uncharacterized protein, yielding MTVRDYSLKFVKLSKYTTSLVSKSNDEISRFLTRIIRDLEEQCRYTMLHDNMDLSRLMVHFQQVEDSRKKRGIRDSRRPKPQDQAGPSQGGHRNKFGDHKQPRFKKRKQSSKNSNSQGITTPRGGRLSLGRAMEERSSILERSVLSVVVLIVDSADRALMPASVADAAASEPLKRNRLYALKGKEEQEKSADVVTGMLKVFSTSVYALLDPGSILSFVTPLLALTFEILPEVLHDLIVVSTLLGENVRTDRVYTDCPIVICGKTMCADLVELPMHDFDVILDMDWLRNYYAYIDCRNGVVRFRFPNEEEIVCEGYNLSRLNPLISNLKANKMMSKGLLYHLVSVNDLDHDIPSMESVPVVNEFQDVFPNDLHGVLPLERLTLVSS